GCGTTGGGGCGAGATCGCCGCAGTCGCACACAGACGCTCGAAGGGGGTGCGTGCCAGATCGAAGCGGCGTTGGACTCGCCCAGGTTGCGGGGAGTCTGCCGTCACCGTCTTTTCGCTCATGCGTAGCACAGGCTGGAAGAGGTTGTGATAGACCCACGACTTCTCGTAGATGCGGTTGAGCATCAGGGTTTGCGCCACGGTGTCTAGGCGCTCATGGCCCAGGTAGTACCGTACTTGACTGCCGTTCTTCTGTTCGACAAAGCGGTTGTCGTTCTTGTGGAAGGGACGGCTGCGCGAGAGGCGCACGCCTTTGACCGCCTCTTGCCAAAAGCGCAGCAAGTGGTCATTGAAGAACTCCTTGCCGTTATCAGGATGGATCTCCCGCACAGGGAAGGGCAAGCGCGCCAGGATACGCCGAAAAGCATCCTGCATCACACGTTGGCTGCGCCCTAGCACAGCTACTTGCTCACACCAGCCGGTAGCGACATCGACCAACTGCACGGTGTGCACATAATCCCCACTGGCGCTGGGCCCACAATGATGCACCAGGTCTACTTCAAAATGGCCAGGCTCTTGCTCATCCCATGGGATACGCCCCATCGGCACATCCCGCAGCAGAGGATGAGCAGGACGAGGCTTCCTGCGGCGAGGCAAACGCCAGGTTTCCAAGCGGGCGAACTTCTGCAGCCGCCGCCTAATGGTGGACACGCTGACGCACTCCAGTTGCTCCAGCAGCACCGGACTCAAGTGCAACTCGCCATGAGCGGCCAAGTGCTGCGCCATGGAGACCAGATTGGGCTTCAACCGCTCCGCACAGATGTAGTCATGGCTTTCGGCAATGACGCGCAAAGCATCGTCCAAAGCGGCACCGTATGAGTTGCCTCTTTGTCTGCGGCGAGCACGGCGTTCAATCCGGCCATTCATGTGGCGGATGAG
This portion of the Thermoplasmatales archaeon genome encodes:
- a CDS encoding transposase family protein, whose protein sequence is MPNEEKMTIDERYKYLRIKQKPYLQAKRKERSRMLDEMEQVTGLERKTLIRHMNGRIERRARRRQRGNSYGAALDDALRVIAESHDYICAERLKPNLVSMAQHLAAHGELHLSPVLLEQLECVSVSTIRRRLQKFARLETWRLPRRRKPRPAHPLLRDVPMGRIPWDEQEPGHFEVDLVHHCGPSASGDYVHTVQLVDVATGWCEQVAVLGRSQRVMQDAFRRILARLPFPVREIHPDNGKEFFNDHLLRFWQEAVKGVRLSRSRPFHKNDNRFVEQKNGSQVRYYLGHERLDTVAQTLMLNRIYEKSWVYHNLFQPVLRMSEKTVTADSPQPGRVQRRFDLARTPFERLCATAAISPQRREELQRLREQTNPRRLREEIYQLLDELFTLPGATPGITENVLDTLHIPIPT